In the genome of Pelagicoccus sp. SDUM812003, one region contains:
- a CDS encoding FtsK/SpoIIIE domain-containing protein — translation MSPKEILGKVAASYLRDNFDDSEEGTARFLLDCLTAEQTAAVAKAVLGNPELSPKVEIKLPKHFLENLGLPEEVLTKERTTYYRNAACSKPALLVANVGDDEQQSLKELVPIGQPQLQNHPETWVKVAAANSHLSEDHMIWWERSLKGLIEAKPVSLDQFSNFVAATLSANSDGGHPIKKAIGYSLPELHLPRDTNFFESLDETTSRHTSRWKALFNTAIKRRSCFLYKQTPSQGLLEKDKLNETFEKVKDSIPEEIHPVIEEYIEAPSGWNEQAKRLAECEWEDVLPLFDGLKREKFNLGKATRSFFEDSNPEALSEDDQEYLERLEARRTTESNEEDESFYQEHSNELKEDVALKAKWDKFIFGNAIEAEDLFVGLAQCFQFLFDQNLETKSKTLSIRSDKRFPKDLRQLNTDAGLYFSFRYKELSRFLGGNVKCEFGELFNYEDHDKKWRESGRKGYPNRSKSKNATQIKFYLELEAELLHGSPQTFTTQLVWKFNPSTIASELRDDWQRLAKKPFIRSQTTRESVSGKGRFQTVALDNVATLQPSYDKDRGSLVPVYEKGRDVELLWRRNLKQALDSGLITKETFELLGTHFDTFSKSYTNALHECMTDGLLATDSLLQQFTDYSSLLESVFSNAQGDRNSELLLRPLLYIGVTHVHGGPITAIVAPWHPLRLAAFANKSLIVSKLMRQLMSSSQVYFGDTRLYFSELVADLNHVFYPEVIVAWDDEKPELLTVTDNYLGYSLHEPPIAAQDSYADTNENPIHGANRILEILKRYLSLHPHEQANLSVVLYNCDSARLPQTIVDKVQELHEDDGDLRCQVVLRHRDGTKLRQLYESIIESSGSDIDSYVASEASSDFMARLRIGIMADQAPPPDEGDGPPIDVVFLQDVIARHAQLDWYPETTKPIPVSEWVPQRWSKRRPAAKDDLKSVVYLSSPVAPVEGWNYLTAITTFFRPDWDQGPEKRLIPARQLNFRDPTTKEIFEEIHNLGNWVVNYDELLDRRQLLNQNVKVIRYKQTGSQGRNTLISSNCSTSLLKRMVRKRLDDLSLGLSDVELQGLTQRLIDEANLISGDLVLRAARRGRNASELIGVVLSKFLIENEVGTDQRFGWYFLDDYANWLGQKEEHIADILTLSPEFDDNGKKRLSIVITESKYIDYSNLSAKKKESQKQLRQTVERIAKALFGNPSRLDRDIWLSRFSDMLLSGVQYSEKDKLDLSEWRRAIRAGECSIYLRGYSHVFISGPSDCPECSSLVEVQGCESSYQEVFSRAKVRELLLKYLRKDNPTPTRIEISGTDIWTNKDFSAPSKDENEQILESETATAETKDEVEESESRSSKEPTATSIEVASEAPSPPAQRTSVLEMVANLEADQPEDEKADLEWLKETESRAKSALQQFQLRSKLLNSSLTPNAAILKFEGSADLTVEKVIKRRSEFLTTHGLNLISVRAEPGIVSISVAREKRKILYLSNVWKSLNFGNSEFNCDLLVGLKEEDGSPLFVSPLKNAPHTLIAGATGSGKSVLIQNIILSIAATNSSRNASIVLIDPKRVDFNKFKKLPHVKDGVIKDKAAAVQRLTELVEEMEKRYQIFEEQDVSNISELKKKNVSIEMPVIWVIHDELALWMMDHEYSEQITNAVNQLAVAARAAGIFLIFGAQRPDNTVVPMQLRSNLGNRLVLRVDGEGTSEIALTEKGAEKLLGNGHLLAKLEGEQGLIYAQVPFASDEQISSQVLQLAKR, via the coding sequence ATGAGCCCCAAAGAGATTCTAGGCAAAGTCGCTGCGAGCTATCTTCGTGACAATTTTGACGACAGTGAGGAAGGAACCGCCCGATTCCTCTTAGACTGTTTAACAGCAGAGCAAACCGCGGCAGTCGCCAAAGCCGTTTTGGGTAATCCAGAGCTCTCACCAAAGGTCGAAATTAAGTTACCCAAGCATTTCCTTGAGAATTTAGGACTCCCGGAGGAGGTGCTAACCAAGGAGAGAACAACCTATTACCGCAACGCAGCATGCTCCAAGCCTGCTCTCCTGGTGGCTAACGTTGGCGATGATGAACAGCAGTCATTGAAGGAGTTGGTTCCCATCGGACAGCCTCAGCTACAGAACCACCCAGAAACGTGGGTAAAAGTAGCCGCTGCGAATTCGCACCTGTCAGAGGATCATATGATTTGGTGGGAAAGATCGCTCAAAGGTCTGATAGAAGCGAAACCCGTTTCCCTTGATCAATTCAGCAATTTTGTCGCGGCAACTCTCTCGGCGAATTCTGATGGGGGGCATCCAATAAAGAAAGCCATTGGCTATAGCCTACCGGAACTGCATCTACCACGGGACACGAATTTCTTCGAGTCCCTTGATGAGACCACTTCACGTCATACTTCGCGTTGGAAGGCTCTATTCAATACAGCGATCAAAAGACGTAGTTGTTTTTTGTATAAACAAACACCGAGTCAGGGTCTCCTCGAAAAGGATAAGCTGAACGAGACTTTCGAAAAGGTGAAAGATTCGATACCGGAGGAGATCCACCCAGTCATCGAGGAGTACATTGAAGCACCAAGCGGATGGAACGAGCAAGCCAAGCGTCTCGCTGAATGCGAATGGGAAGATGTGTTGCCCCTCTTCGATGGTTTAAAGCGAGAAAAATTCAACTTAGGAAAAGCAACTCGTTCGTTTTTCGAAGACTCGAATCCCGAGGCCCTTAGCGAAGACGATCAGGAGTATCTCGAGAGACTAGAAGCTCGAAGGACAACAGAGTCCAACGAAGAAGATGAATCGTTCTACCAAGAGCATAGCAACGAGCTTAAAGAGGATGTCGCGCTCAAGGCAAAGTGGGATAAGTTTATTTTTGGAAATGCGATTGAGGCGGAAGATCTTTTCGTCGGACTCGCCCAATGCTTTCAGTTTCTCTTCGACCAGAATCTAGAAACGAAATCAAAGACACTTAGTATCCGATCAGACAAAAGATTTCCAAAGGATCTTCGCCAGCTGAACACTGATGCTGGGTTGTATTTTTCTTTCAGATACAAAGAGCTCTCTCGTTTTCTCGGAGGTAATGTCAAATGCGAGTTCGGGGAACTTTTCAACTACGAAGATCATGACAAAAAATGGAGGGAAAGCGGTAGGAAAGGATATCCCAACCGTTCGAAATCTAAGAACGCCACCCAAATAAAGTTCTACCTTGAACTAGAAGCAGAGCTCCTCCACGGAAGCCCTCAAACGTTCACAACTCAACTAGTTTGGAAATTCAACCCCAGCACAATTGCTTCCGAGCTCAGAGATGATTGGCAGAGGCTCGCTAAGAAGCCGTTCATAAGATCCCAGACGACGCGCGAGTCCGTGAGTGGGAAAGGAAGATTTCAGACAGTCGCGCTCGACAATGTCGCAACCCTGCAACCTTCGTACGACAAAGACCGAGGATCGCTTGTCCCAGTTTACGAGAAGGGCCGAGATGTGGAGCTCCTTTGGCGTAGAAACTTAAAGCAGGCGCTCGACTCCGGCCTCATCACGAAAGAGACTTTCGAACTACTCGGTACACATTTTGACACTTTTTCGAAATCATATACCAACGCGTTGCATGAGTGCATGACGGATGGCCTTCTCGCGACAGATTCGCTCCTCCAGCAGTTTACTGATTACTCTTCGCTACTAGAGTCTGTTTTTTCCAATGCTCAAGGAGATCGAAATTCTGAACTGTTACTACGACCGCTTCTCTACATCGGAGTTACCCATGTTCATGGTGGTCCCATAACCGCAATAGTCGCTCCGTGGCATCCGCTTAGGCTCGCCGCATTCGCAAACAAATCCCTCATTGTATCGAAATTGATGCGACAGCTGATGTCGTCATCGCAGGTGTACTTTGGCGACACACGATTGTATTTCTCAGAACTGGTCGCTGATTTGAATCACGTTTTTTATCCTGAAGTTATTGTCGCTTGGGATGATGAGAAGCCAGAGCTTCTGACAGTTACTGACAACTACTTGGGATATTCGCTTCACGAGCCTCCAATCGCCGCACAGGATTCATATGCCGATACAAATGAAAATCCGATTCACGGAGCAAATCGGATTCTGGAAATTCTAAAAAGGTATCTTTCTCTTCATCCGCACGAACAAGCAAACCTATCGGTCGTTCTGTATAATTGTGACTCTGCTCGATTGCCTCAAACCATTGTAGACAAGGTTCAAGAACTTCATGAAGACGATGGCGATTTGCGCTGCCAAGTGGTCTTGCGGCATCGCGATGGAACTAAACTTCGTCAGCTTTACGAGAGCATCATAGAGTCATCGGGGAGCGATATAGATTCTTACGTTGCGAGTGAAGCATCCTCTGACTTCATGGCGCGACTACGAATCGGTATTATGGCAGACCAAGCACCTCCGCCAGACGAGGGCGATGGGCCACCAATCGATGTGGTATTTCTACAAGATGTTATTGCTCGCCATGCTCAACTCGACTGGTACCCGGAAACCACGAAGCCAATTCCAGTATCAGAATGGGTTCCGCAGCGGTGGTCAAAGAGACGGCCTGCAGCAAAAGACGACCTAAAGTCAGTCGTGTACCTTTCAAGCCCGGTCGCTCCGGTTGAGGGATGGAACTACCTAACCGCCATCACAACCTTCTTCCGACCCGATTGGGACCAAGGCCCTGAGAAGCGCTTGATCCCTGCCAGACAACTCAACTTCCGCGATCCAACAACAAAGGAGATTTTTGAAGAGATCCACAATCTCGGCAACTGGGTTGTGAACTACGATGAGTTGCTTGATCGTCGCCAGCTGCTCAACCAAAACGTAAAAGTTATTCGATACAAGCAGACGGGCTCTCAAGGGCGAAATACTCTGATATCCTCGAATTGTTCTACTAGTTTGCTGAAACGAATGGTGAGAAAAAGACTCGACGATCTATCGCTCGGACTGAGTGACGTGGAGCTTCAAGGCCTGACCCAACGCCTAATCGACGAAGCAAACCTCATTTCAGGAGACTTAGTGCTTCGTGCTGCTCGGCGCGGACGGAACGCCAGCGAGCTTATTGGCGTCGTACTAAGCAAGTTTCTGATCGAAAACGAAGTAGGAACTGACCAGAGATTTGGTTGGTATTTCTTAGACGACTACGCGAATTGGCTAGGACAAAAGGAAGAGCACATTGCAGACATACTAACCTTGTCGCCAGAATTTGACGACAATGGAAAAAAGCGACTGTCGATAGTTATTACTGAGTCAAAGTACATCGACTACTCGAATCTATCAGCAAAGAAGAAGGAGTCTCAGAAACAACTTCGCCAAACAGTCGAGAGAATAGCGAAAGCACTTTTTGGGAATCCATCGAGACTGGATAGAGATATTTGGCTGAGCCGATTTTCAGACATGCTCCTTTCTGGAGTTCAATACTCGGAAAAAGATAAACTAGACCTTTCCGAATGGAGAAGAGCTATCCGGGCTGGAGAGTGTAGCATATATCTTAGAGGGTACTCGCACGTATTCATATCGGGTCCGTCCGACTGCCCCGAATGCTCCTCTCTAGTAGAGGTACAAGGATGCGAGTCATCATACCAAGAAGTGTTTTCTCGGGCAAAGGTAAGGGAATTACTCTTAAAATATCTCAGAAAGGACAACCCAACTCCGACCCGCATCGAAATATCGGGAACCGATATTTGGACTAACAAGGATTTCTCTGCTCCATCCAAGGATGAAAATGAACAGATACTCGAAAGCGAAACCGCTACAGCGGAAACAAAGGACGAAGTAGAGGAATCAGAATCTCGATCCTCGAAAGAACCTACTGCTACGAGTATTGAAGTCGCTTCAGAGGCACCTTCGCCACCAGCTCAACGCACGTCAGTTTTAGAAATGGTTGCGAATTTAGAAGCCGATCAACCAGAGGACGAAAAAGCAGACCTAGAATGGCTCAAAGAAACAGAAAGCAGAGCCAAAAGCGCCCTTCAACAATTTCAGCTTCGATCTAAGCTTCTAAACTCAAGCTTAACTCCGAATGCAGCTATCTTGAAGTTTGAGGGAAGTGCCGATCTAACTGTAGAGAAAGTAATCAAACGTCGTTCTGAATTCCTCACCACCCATGGTCTCAACCTGATCTCCGTTAGAGCCGAACCCGGAATCGTTTCTATTTCAGTAGCACGAGAAAAACGGAAAATTCTATATTTAAGCAATGTTTGGAAATCGTTGAATTTCGGCAATAGTGAATTCAACTGTGACTTGTTAGTTGGTCTCAAAGAGGAAGACGGTTCCCCTTTGTTTGTTTCTCCATTGAAAAACGCTCCACATACCTTGATTGCAGGAGCAACGGGTAGTGGAAAGTCGGTTCTGATTCAGAATATTATACTTTCAATTGCGGCAACAAACTCGTCCCGCAATGCTTCTATCGTCTTAATCGATCCTAAACGGGTTGATTTCAATAAATTTAAGAAACTGCCTCACGTAAAAGATGGCGTAATAAAGGACAAGGCAGCCGCAGTTCAAAGATTGACTGAGCTGGTCGAGGAAATGGAGAAACGTTATCAAATATTTGAGGAACAGGACGTTTCAAATATTTCTGAGCTAAAAAAGAAAAACGTTTCTATCGAAATGCCAGTGATCTGGGTGATTCACGATGAGCTTGCTTTATGGATGATGGACCATGAGTACTCGGAGCAAATTACGAATGCGGTTAACCAATTGGCTGTAGCTGCTAGAGCTGCTGGAATATTCCTAATCTTTGGAGCCCAACGACCAGATAATACAGTTGTACCTATGCAACTCAGGTCAAACCTTGGTAACCGCTTGGTCCTGAGAGTCGACGGCGAAGGCACGTCAGAGATAGCATTAACCGAGAAAGGTGCCGAAAAGCTTCTAGGTAATGGGCACTTGCTCGCAAAATTGGAGGGAGAGCAGGGTTTGATTTACGCTCAAGTTCCATTCGCGAGCGATGAGCAAATTAGTTCTCAGGTGTTACAACTGGCCAAACGCTAG
- a CDS encoding cysteine desulfurase family protein: protein MIYLDHNATSPIEKEVLDAMLPWLGRTYGNPSSGHQLGRSARKAIEEAKDAIAGVLDCSAGSIVFTSGATESINTAICSAFFSGRDHGCNHILTTSVEHSATISTCRFLENMHGAEVTYLPASRTGELDLAEVQRHIRASTCVVSVIWGNNETGVVLPARDIAAICREVGVLLHLDAVQIVGKSPISFDDLGADFLSFSGHKFGAPKGIGGLLIRNSGDFVPLLHGGKQQNGLRAGTENVASIVGLAKALAIRSTDKAQAEILRIKKLRDEFESRLAVRIPDVDVNGQGAIRLPNTSNVYIPGLDSDALVTYLDQRGICVSSGSACLEEAITPSHVVLSMTGSHERASESVRISFGLDNTSEEIEKLINEIVLFRELF from the coding sequence TTGATCTACTTAGACCATAATGCCACATCTCCAATCGAAAAGGAGGTTCTAGATGCCATGCTGCCATGGCTAGGGCGCACATACGGTAACCCATCAAGTGGCCATCAGCTCGGCCGGAGTGCGAGAAAGGCGATCGAAGAAGCCAAGGACGCGATAGCCGGTGTGCTCGATTGCAGCGCAGGCAGCATTGTATTCACCAGCGGTGCGACAGAATCAATAAATACGGCTATCTGTTCTGCCTTTTTCTCAGGCAGAGACCATGGATGTAATCACATATTAACTACATCTGTAGAGCATTCAGCTACCATTTCCACATGTCGCTTTTTGGAGAACATGCACGGAGCCGAAGTTACCTATCTCCCCGCATCTAGGACGGGTGAGCTAGATTTAGCTGAAGTGCAGCGGCATATTCGCGCATCAACATGTGTTGTATCCGTTATTTGGGGTAACAACGAAACCGGAGTTGTGCTTCCCGCGAGAGACATCGCAGCTATTTGTCGAGAAGTCGGCGTTTTGCTTCATCTGGATGCAGTTCAAATTGTGGGAAAATCACCAATTTCGTTCGATGACCTTGGTGCAGATTTCCTCTCCTTTAGTGGTCACAAATTCGGAGCTCCGAAGGGCATAGGAGGTTTGTTGATTAGGAATTCGGGGGATTTCGTACCTCTATTACACGGTGGCAAACAGCAGAACGGCCTACGTGCGGGAACAGAAAATGTCGCGTCGATAGTTGGACTCGCCAAAGCACTAGCGATCCGATCGACTGATAAAGCTCAGGCCGAGATTCTTCGAATCAAGAAGCTACGAGACGAGTTCGAATCTCGGCTGGCCGTAAGAATTCCGGATGTTGACGTTAACGGACAAGGAGCGATCAGACTACCGAACACGTCGAATGTCTATATTCCAGGTTTAGATAGCGACGCGCTTGTCACCTATTTGGACCAACGAGGCATTTGCGTGTCCTCCGGTTCTGCCTGTCTTGAAGAAGCTATCACCCCCTCGCATGTAGTTTTGTCCATGACTGGATCACACGAGAGGGCGTCGGAATCGGTGAGAATTAGCTTCGGTCTCGATAATACTTCCGAAGAGATAGAGAAGCTGATCAATGAAATAGTGCTATTTCGAGAATTGTTCTAA
- a CDS encoding DNA phosphorothioation-associated putative methyltransferase, whose amino-acid sequence MRKLVERLLIERDVGGVMNLIKLHLSQPKISLLSYPEFDTVAHPSLACSITIDFLVGRAKETSYSKSVNPPILHRKESFLAPGDPRIEMFAKLTRKEEEAGLYEETKTIGFKQNWERLLESKGVRIDGHSLIRTTGRNSEGGTRSEIEREKTALKRYELSRPVKMLLECGVLLRGESFFDYGCGLGSDVKGLQGLGYESSGWDPHHAPEIPFRKADVVNLGFVLNVIEDPAERIEVLSRAWSLASKALLVSTIIGKSDAPELSGERYSDGVRTKLNTFQKYFDQAELQGLIEHTLEADAIPAGPCMFVVFRRESDAQDFLSTRYRRRIDWESLSLRLGLGRPIQKERRPRLTIYEKHKELLDDYWGRLLDLGRQPKESEFDRISEVRKACGPIPRAMALFEDRFGSDTMEAAREQRREDILVYLASSQFKKRVPFKEYSEKLQNDIRTFFGGYELAIKKATELLFAAGDPGEIELACEKVPFGWHTEEHFTFHSPLLDRLPAILRIYVACGTTLYGNPKEADLIKIHKLSRKLTLMHYQGFTDDPFPELKLRIKIDLRRMFVNVFDHSEGPEHQILFFKERFTSDDFEGIEKLAKLSEKLASLGIVKDSLGENDRFAPSKEKFQAFLDSKSLTWGLNKKRSGSN is encoded by the coding sequence TTGAGAAAACTAGTAGAGCGACTACTCATTGAAAGAGACGTAGGTGGTGTGATGAACCTGATTAAACTCCATCTAAGCCAACCCAAGATATCCCTTCTATCCTATCCTGAATTTGATACCGTTGCCCACCCGTCCCTAGCCTGTTCTATCACTATTGATTTCCTTGTCGGAAGAGCCAAAGAGACTTCATACTCGAAGAGCGTGAACCCTCCGATCCTCCATCGAAAGGAGTCGTTTCTCGCTCCCGGGGATCCGCGGATTGAGATGTTCGCGAAACTTACTCGAAAGGAGGAAGAAGCTGGTCTTTATGAGGAAACGAAAACCATCGGTTTCAAACAGAATTGGGAACGTTTGCTGGAATCAAAGGGAGTTCGGATTGATGGCCACTCACTGATTCGGACCACTGGTCGAAACTCGGAAGGAGGAACCCGATCTGAAATCGAGAGAGAAAAGACAGCTCTCAAGCGCTACGAGCTTTCACGTCCTGTGAAGATGCTCTTGGAGTGCGGGGTTTTGTTAAGGGGGGAATCATTTTTCGACTACGGATGTGGATTGGGTAGCGATGTGAAAGGCTTACAGGGACTTGGCTACGAATCCTCTGGGTGGGATCCACACCACGCACCAGAAATACCCTTCCGCAAGGCAGATGTCGTTAACTTAGGTTTTGTGCTGAACGTGATCGAAGATCCGGCTGAAAGGATCGAGGTTCTTTCTAGAGCTTGGTCCCTGGCAAGTAAGGCTTTGCTCGTATCAACTATCATTGGAAAGAGTGATGCGCCTGAACTATCTGGAGAACGATATTCGGATGGAGTACGCACCAAACTGAATACTTTTCAGAAGTATTTCGACCAAGCAGAACTACAGGGTCTAATCGAACACACTCTCGAAGCAGATGCAATTCCTGCGGGCCCTTGCATGTTCGTTGTTTTCCGACGAGAGAGTGATGCTCAGGATTTTCTATCTACCCGCTATCGACGACGAATCGATTGGGAAAGCCTGTCACTTAGGCTTGGCTTGGGACGTCCCATACAGAAGGAAAGACGTCCACGTCTCACGATCTACGAAAAGCACAAAGAGCTTCTCGATGACTATTGGGGTCGCTTGCTAGACTTGGGAAGGCAACCGAAAGAATCAGAATTTGATCGAATTTCGGAAGTCCGGAAAGCTTGTGGACCTATTCCGAGGGCGATGGCTCTCTTCGAAGATCGCTTTGGCTCAGACACAATGGAGGCAGCTCGCGAACAGCGGAGAGAAGATATTTTGGTTTATCTCGCGTCGTCTCAATTTAAGAAAAGAGTTCCATTCAAGGAGTACTCCGAGAAGTTACAGAACGATATTCGTACGTTCTTCGGAGGCTATGAACTAGCTATCAAGAAAGCTACAGAGTTGCTCTTTGCCGCTGGCGATCCTGGCGAGATCGAACTAGCATGTGAGAAAGTGCCATTTGGTTGGCACACTGAGGAGCATTTCACGTTTCACTCACCTCTACTTGATCGACTACCGGCGATTCTCAGAATTTATGTAGCTTGCGGGACAACGTTGTACGGAAACCCCAAAGAAGCCGATCTCATTAAGATCCACAAACTAAGCCGGAAGCTAACTCTAATGCACTACCAAGGGTTCACCGACGATCCATTTCCCGAGTTAAAGCTTAGGATAAAGATCGATCTCAGGAGAATGTTCGTAAATGTATTCGACCACTCGGAAGGTCCAGAGCATCAAATACTTTTCTTCAAGGAACGTTTTACGAGTGACGATTTCGAAGGCATCGAGAAGCTGGCCAAGTTATCGGAAAAACTGGCAAGTCTCGGCATAGTGAAGGATTCGCTTGGGGAAAATGACCGTTTTGCTCCCTCAAAAGAAAAGTTCCAGGCCTTTCTAGATTCGAAAAGTCTCACTTGGGGGCTGAACAAGAAGCGTAGTGGGTCGAACTAG
- a CDS encoding helix-turn-helix domain-containing protein, whose protein sequence is MTDETDKPRLIELRDGVLPVNVVFTLEEVAEILRVTPETVRRLINDKKLRKLPIRHIRISAVELNRFLALS, encoded by the coding sequence ATGACAGATGAAACAGATAAACCCCGACTCATCGAACTCCGTGATGGAGTCTTGCCCGTGAATGTGGTCTTCACGCTCGAGGAGGTCGCCGAGATTCTTCGGGTGACTCCCGAAACGGTCAGGCGGCTGATCAACGACAAGAAGCTTCGGAAACTGCCGATCCGGCATATTCGCATTTCAGCTGTCGAACTTAACCGCTTTCTCGCCTTGTCTTAA
- a CDS encoding CHC2 zinc finger domain-containing protein: MMKDVNVDRLRSAIDIVRHIQKTVPLSASNHGYLMGKCPWSRDGRIIVSHELKSFTCPETGEFGDVLDFERKLHGLSFKQALKRLAFAYGTAISPSWKSRKLKSGRVRPKGKVTYAK; this comes from the coding sequence ATGATGAAAGACGTGAACGTCGATCGGCTAAGAAGTGCCATCGACATAGTAAGGCACATACAAAAGACAGTGCCTCTTTCTGCATCTAACCACGGCTACCTAATGGGCAAGTGCCCTTGGAGCCGAGACGGCCGCATAATCGTTTCGCACGAACTTAAATCCTTTACCTGCCCGGAGACAGGCGAGTTTGGGGATGTTCTAGATTTCGAGCGGAAGCTTCATGGCCTGAGTTTCAAGCAGGCCTTGAAGAGGCTGGCCTTTGCTTATGGAACGGCGATTTCACCGAGCTGGAAATCGCGAAAGTTGAAGAGCGGACGAGTTCGTCCAAAGGGAAAGGTAACCTATGCAAAATGA
- a CDS encoding metallophosphatase domain-containing protein codes for MKIVALSDTHFSALPKRRLEGDILIHAGDFYDSCDQSDIDLVQLNRWFADQDFKEKIYVPGNHDYPVFRSWSRNETKLTEAKLLVDRSLAFEGYRIYGSPWVPNCGMAFEIDEEDIFEKWEAIPNDTDILITHMPPRYILDSVPHIGNLGCPDLQARVFQFRPKVHVFGHVHACFGCARLECITFANASQLGPHGPRAPVVLDM; via the coding sequence ATGAAAATAGTAGCTCTGTCCGACACCCATTTTTCTGCCTTGCCGAAGCGTCGACTAGAGGGCGATATCCTTATTCACGCCGGCGACTTCTACGACTCTTGTGATCAATCAGATATCGATCTGGTGCAGCTCAACCGCTGGTTCGCCGATCAGGATTTCAAAGAGAAAATATACGTTCCCGGAAATCACGACTATCCCGTATTCAGATCTTGGAGTAGAAACGAAACAAAGCTAACTGAGGCCAAGTTGCTAGTCGACAGAAGCCTAGCCTTCGAAGGGTATCGAATTTACGGCTCTCCCTGGGTCCCCAACTGCGGGATGGCCTTCGAAATCGATGAAGAGGACATCTTCGAAAAATGGGAAGCGATCCCGAACGATACGGATATTCTGATTACCCATATGCCACCTCGATACATACTGGATAGCGTCCCCCATATTGGGAATCTTGGTTGTCCGGACCTTCAAGCGAGAGTTTTCCAGTTTCGGCCAAAGGTGCATGTCTTTGGCCACGTCCATGCCTGTTTTGGTTGCGCTCGTCTCGAATGCATCACCTTCGCGAATGCCTCTCAGCTCGGTCCTCACGGACCTAGGGCGCCTGTCGTATTAGATATGTAA